The Azospirillum baldaniorum genome contains a region encoding:
- a CDS encoding SAM-dependent methyltransferase: MSDSSDSSPARATPAQTPLGQTIYLAPEGFVQDLVAELGDVATVEDRLVFADGPARPAAWAQNIWHDPVRIEFASIKEGARALRSIQRNWALWTLRHHRRASLIQDNLPHVSARPVVFPAPLPTAPLGSWTLLDENTIVAAARCSSPYRHGEVAFVENRTVPPNRAYLKLWEALTLFGEQPGPGDRCIDLGACPGGWSWVLHELGASVVSVDKAPLDPAIAALPRIEFRQESAFGLKPQDVGPVDWLCCDVICYPTRLLRLVNQWMESGLAKRFICTLKFQAETDHETARAFAAIPGGRVLHLNHNKHELTWMWPAAPV, from the coding sequence ATGAGCGACTCATCCGACAGTTCACCCGCCCGCGCGACCCCGGCGCAGACCCCCCTGGGGCAGACCATCTATCTGGCGCCCGAGGGCTTCGTTCAGGACCTCGTGGCCGAACTGGGCGACGTGGCGACGGTGGAGGACCGGCTGGTCTTCGCCGACGGGCCGGCGCGTCCCGCCGCCTGGGCGCAGAACATCTGGCACGACCCGGTGCGGATCGAGTTCGCGTCGATCAAGGAGGGGGCGCGGGCCCTGCGCTCCATCCAGCGCAACTGGGCGCTCTGGACGTTGCGCCATCACCGGCGGGCCAGCCTGATCCAGGACAACCTGCCCCACGTCTCGGCCAGGCCGGTGGTCTTCCCGGCGCCGTTGCCGACGGCGCCGCTGGGCTCCTGGACGCTGTTGGACGAGAACACCATCGTCGCGGCGGCGCGCTGTTCCAGCCCCTACCGCCACGGCGAGGTCGCCTTCGTCGAGAACCGGACGGTGCCGCCCAACCGCGCCTATCTGAAGCTGTGGGAAGCGCTGACCCTGTTCGGCGAACAGCCGGGGCCGGGCGACCGCTGCATCGACCTCGGCGCCTGCCCCGGCGGCTGGAGCTGGGTGCTGCACGAACTGGGCGCCAGCGTGGTCAGCGTCGACAAGGCGCCGCTCGACCCGGCCATCGCCGCCCTGCCGCGCATCGAGTTCCGCCAGGAGAGCGCCTTCGGCCTGAAGCCGCAGGACGTCGGGCCGGTGGATTGGCTGTGCTGCGACGTGATCTGCTACCCCACGCGCCTGCTCCGGCTGGTGAACCAGTGGATGGAGAGCGGGCTGGCCAAGCGCTTCATCTGCACGCTGAAGTTCCAGGCCGAGACGGACCACGAGACGGCCCGCGCCTTCGCCGCGATCCCCGGCGGGCGGGTGCTCCACCTGAACCACAACAAGCACGAGTTGACCTGGATGTGGCCGGCGGCTCCCGTCTGA
- a CDS encoding alpha/beta hydrolase family protein — protein sequence MGWLLTSGVAVLWAGAAAAEVGMRVLAFTDPADGGMARAVVWYPTDAPETPVRRGLFTFQVAEGGPVAEGRHPLVVVSHGSGGSAFGHADTAMALARRGYVVAAVHHRGNAFDDDRDAGTERMWRKRPAQLSVTLDHVLAEPDLAGRLDGERVGALGFSAGGYTVLVAAGGVAELARIAAHCRTPPAGERFCHLGNEETPARIEARDPRIRAAVLMAPVGVPFSKDGLAGVTIPIRLYRAERDEQIAASQPEDLRDRLPVPPEYEVVRDAGHFAFLMPVPAAIAAEVGPPAWDPPGFDRAAFHERLNAEIADFFDRALAIERQGR from the coding sequence ATGGGGTGGCTGCTGACCTCCGGGGTCGCGGTTCTTTGGGCGGGCGCTGCCGCGGCGGAGGTGGGCATGCGCGTGCTGGCCTTCACCGACCCGGCGGACGGCGGCATGGCCCGCGCGGTGGTCTGGTATCCGACGGACGCGCCGGAAACGCCGGTGCGGCGCGGCCTCTTCACGTTCCAGGTGGCGGAAGGCGGGCCGGTGGCCGAGGGGCGCCACCCGCTGGTGGTCGTGTCCCACGGATCCGGGGGAAGCGCCTTCGGCCATGCGGACACCGCCATGGCTCTGGCCCGGCGGGGCTACGTGGTCGCGGCGGTTCATCACCGGGGCAACGCCTTCGACGACGACCGGGACGCCGGCACGGAGCGGATGTGGCGCAAGCGCCCGGCCCAGCTTTCCGTCACGCTCGACCATGTTCTGGCGGAGCCGGACCTGGCTGGCCGCCTCGATGGCGAACGCGTCGGCGCCCTCGGCTTCTCGGCGGGCGGGTACACGGTTCTGGTGGCGGCTGGCGGGGTGGCGGAGCTGGCGCGCATCGCCGCCCATTGCCGCACCCCGCCCGCCGGTGAGCGCTTCTGCCATCTTGGGAACGAGGAGACGCCGGCCCGCATCGAAGCGCGCGACCCGCGCATCCGTGCCGCCGTCCTGATGGCGCCGGTCGGCGTTCCTTTCTCCAAGGACGGCCTCGCCGGGGTGACGATCCCCATCCGCCTGTACCGGGCGGAGCGGGACGAGCAGATCGCGGCTTCCCAGCCCGAGGACCTGCGTGACCGGTTGCCCGTGCCTCCCGAGTACGAGGTCGTGCGCGACGCCGGGCATTTCGCCTTCCTGATGCCCGTTCCGGCGGCCATCGCGGCGGAGGTCGGGCCGCCCGCCTGGGACCCGCCGGGCTTCGATCGGGCGGCCTTCCACGAGCGACTGAACGCGGAGATCGCCGATTTCTTCGACCGCGCTCTTGCAATCGAACGCCAGGGGCGCTAG
- a CDS encoding pentapeptide repeat-containing protein has protein sequence MLDRHARWIKGQPGGARANLALADLEGADLAQRDLRGARLVGAKLARCRLSGTNLAGADLFGVDLRDADITRANLMQTDLRGARLRSADFSNANLRGADLRAGTLEPGGAARRGTGSDAHPDAQDAEATRQAHRTALARLQGGATAEGGIPTDLTGAVLAGANLTEADLCGAVLQNADLTGAVLTDANLSGARLNGANLTGALLDGATFDNADLVGTRMVDCDLSQAKLGSACLTRPIDSMGSEIQRAIFDHERWIDSVGQRGERAELDGTDLSRADLRGVNLSAASLRGANLSDAALTGARLMMADLSGANLERANLMGADLSGANLSFARLTGADLTRVNLGPAEIKDPSGRPTGRSWAANLMGADLRQAMLTDSRMVQANLTDADLESADLDGADLAGAKLQRAHLKGKVPRRR, from the coding sequence GTGCTGGACCGGCACGCCCGTTGGATCAAGGGCCAGCCGGGCGGTGCGCGCGCCAATCTGGCGCTGGCCGACCTGGAGGGCGCCGACCTGGCCCAGCGCGATCTGCGCGGCGCCCGGCTGGTCGGGGCGAAACTGGCGCGCTGCCGGCTCAGCGGCACCAATCTGGCTGGCGCCGACCTGTTCGGCGTGGATCTGCGCGATGCGGACATCACGCGCGCCAATCTCATGCAGACCGATCTGCGCGGTGCCCGCTTGCGCTCTGCCGATTTCTCGAACGCCAATCTGCGCGGTGCCGATCTGCGCGCCGGAACACTGGAACCGGGTGGCGCCGCCCGCCGCGGAACAGGCTCGGACGCCCATCCAGACGCCCAGGACGCCGAAGCCACCCGGCAAGCCCACCGGACCGCCCTGGCCCGCCTTCAGGGCGGCGCCACGGCGGAGGGCGGCATTCCGACCGACCTGACCGGCGCCGTGCTGGCCGGTGCCAACCTGACGGAAGCCGACTTGTGCGGGGCGGTGCTTCAGAACGCCGACCTGACCGGCGCGGTGCTGACCGACGCCAACCTGTCGGGCGCGCGGCTGAACGGGGCCAACCTGACCGGCGCCCTGCTGGACGGCGCCACCTTCGACAACGCCGATCTGGTCGGCACGCGGATGGTCGATTGCGACCTCTCGCAGGCCAAGCTCGGCTCCGCCTGCCTGACCCGCCCGATCGACAGCATGGGGTCGGAAATCCAGCGGGCGATCTTCGACCATGAGCGTTGGATCGACAGCGTCGGCCAGCGCGGCGAGCGCGCTGAACTGGACGGCACCGACCTCAGCCGTGCCGACCTGCGCGGCGTCAATCTCAGCGCAGCCTCGCTGCGCGGCGCCAACCTGTCCGACGCGGCGCTGACCGGCGCCCGGCTGATGATGGCCGACCTGTCCGGCGCCAATCTGGAGCGCGCAAACCTGATGGGGGCCGACCTGTCCGGCGCCAACCTCAGCTTCGCCCGGCTGACCGGGGCCGACCTGACGCGGGTCAACCTCGGCCCGGCGGAAATCAAGGACCCCAGCGGGCGTCCCACCGGCCGTTCCTGGGCCGCCAATCTGATGGGCGCCGACCTGCGGCAGGCCATGCTGACCGATTCCCGCATGGTTCAGGCGAACCTGACCGACGCCGATCTGGAAAGCGCCGACCTGGACGGAGCGGATCTGGCCGGCGCGAAGCTCCAGCGCGCGCATCTCAAGGGCAAGGTGCCGCGGCGGCGCTGA
- a CDS encoding patatin-like phospholipase family protein has translation MSGLKIGLALGSGAARGWAHIGVLRALEEIGVEPDVICGTSIGAVVGAAYLTDQLDELQAWAQSMGWLGMLGIIDLTFRRGGLLAADRTFDRFRNHRTEVTIDQLRKPFAAVATDLGTGREIWLRDGPMLSAVQASAAMPGLFPAVRRDDHWLVDGALVNPVPVSLCRALGADVVIAVNLNSELSPLSRPSGRGAAKLRKAAEAKAAQMQASQMQEARMQQPQPVPEVAMAPAGDATSPVFSTLTSQIASWMGRRPAARTRFLADQLTRAPASNVPPNVMDVMAGSIDIMQDRITRSRLAGEPPDVLIAPRLAHIGILEFDRAEEVVEIGYGAASILKPALELALRRA, from the coding sequence GTGAGCGGACTGAAGATCGGACTGGCCCTGGGCAGCGGGGCGGCGCGCGGCTGGGCGCACATCGGCGTTCTGCGCGCGCTGGAGGAGATCGGGGTCGAGCCCGACGTGATCTGCGGAACCTCCATCGGCGCGGTGGTCGGCGCGGCCTACCTGACGGACCAGCTGGACGAGTTGCAGGCCTGGGCGCAGAGCATGGGCTGGCTCGGCATGCTCGGAATCATAGACCTGACCTTCCGCCGCGGCGGGCTGCTGGCTGCCGACCGTACCTTCGACCGCTTCCGCAACCACCGCACCGAAGTCACCATCGATCAGCTGCGCAAGCCCTTCGCCGCGGTCGCCACCGACCTCGGCACCGGGCGGGAGATCTGGCTGCGCGACGGGCCGATGCTCAGCGCGGTGCAGGCGTCGGCCGCCATGCCCGGCCTGTTTCCGGCGGTGCGGCGCGACGACCATTGGCTGGTGGACGGCGCGCTGGTCAATCCGGTGCCGGTGTCGCTCTGCCGCGCGCTGGGCGCGGACGTGGTGATCGCGGTCAACCTGAACAGCGAGCTGTCGCCGCTGAGCCGCCCCTCCGGCCGCGGCGCCGCCAAGCTGCGCAAGGCGGCGGAGGCGAAGGCGGCCCAGATGCAGGCGTCTCAGATGCAGGAGGCCCGGATGCAGCAGCCCCAGCCCGTGCCGGAGGTGGCGATGGCCCCGGCGGGGGATGCGACCTCCCCCGTCTTCTCCACCCTGACCTCGCAGATCGCCTCCTGGATGGGGCGGCGCCCGGCGGCGCGCACGCGCTTCCTCGCCGACCAGCTGACGCGCGCCCCGGCTTCCAACGTGCCGCCCAACGTGATGGACGTGATGGCCGGGTCCATCGACATCATGCAGGACCGCATCACCCGCTCCCGCCTCGCCGGCGAGCCGCCGGACGTGCTGATCGCGCCCCGCCTCGCCCACATCGGCATCCTGGAGTTCGACCGCGCGGAGGAGGTGGTGGAGATCGGCTACGGCGCCGCCTCGATCCTCAAGCCGGCGCTGGAACTGGCCCTGCGCCGGGCGTAG
- a CDS encoding (2Fe-2S)-binding protein: MYVCICHALNDKQVTKALENGARTPASVFRHYERQVQCGKCVPMMREMAQSHCANQCQACPSHAATQQPAVLPEPANAESFPYGVAAE; the protein is encoded by the coding sequence ATGTACGTCTGCATCTGCCACGCGCTGAACGACAAGCAGGTTACCAAGGCGCTGGAGAACGGCGCCCGCACCCCGGCCTCCGTCTTTCGGCATTACGAGCGTCAGGTCCAGTGCGGGAAATGCGTGCCGATGATGCGGGAGATGGCGCAAAGCCATTGCGCGAACCAGTGCCAGGCCTGCCCCAGCCACGCCGCAACGCAGCAGCCAGCCGTGCTGCCGGAGCCGGCCAACGCCGAAAGCTTCCCCTACGGCGTCGCGGCCGAATAA
- a CDS encoding DUF882 domain-containing protein, which yields MRIGLATAAAGMVMAPEVSEAALRAPPRQLVLLNLHTGERVRAEYWSKGRYQRDGLREINHLLRDHRTGAVHPIDPKLLDLLHALTRKVGSKTPVHIISGYRSPESNAWLREQDGSGVAQNSFHMQGKAIDLRVPGLPLRTLQRAALSLRGGGVGYYPESNFVHVDVGPKRQWAS from the coding sequence TTGCGCATCGGTCTGGCGACGGCCGCCGCCGGGATGGTGATGGCACCGGAGGTGTCGGAGGCGGCGTTGCGCGCCCCGCCGCGGCAATTGGTCCTGCTCAACCTCCACACCGGCGAGCGGGTGCGGGCGGAATACTGGTCCAAGGGCCGCTACCAGCGCGACGGCCTGCGCGAGATCAACCACCTCCTGCGCGACCACCGCACCGGTGCGGTGCATCCCATCGATCCAAAGCTGCTGGACCTGCTGCACGCCCTGACCCGCAAGGTCGGCAGCAAGACGCCGGTTCACATCATCTCCGGCTACCGCTCCCCCGAATCCAACGCGTGGCTGCGTGAACAGGACGGCAGCGGCGTCGCCCAGAACAGCTTCCACATGCAGGGCAAGGCCATCGACCTGCGGGTGCCCGGTCTGCCGTTGCGCACCCTGCAACGCGCGGCGCTCAGCCTGCGCGGGGGCGGGGTGGGCTATTACCCAGAGAGCAATTTCGTCCATGTGGACGTCGGTCCAAAGCGCCAGTGGGCATCCTGA
- a CDS encoding Lrp/AsnC family transcriptional regulator produces MDDTDRKIIAHIQQDGRASYADIGTAAGLSVSAVNERLKKLQANGVIQGWGARLSPKAAGLDVLAFVEVLLDRPEHDAPFRDAMRATPAVQECHHVTGGWSYLLKVRVANTEALERFLSDRLKALPGVARSHTVIALSSVKETPILPIASD; encoded by the coding sequence ATGGACGACACAGACCGCAAAATCATCGCGCACATCCAGCAGGATGGACGCGCTTCCTACGCCGACATCGGAACGGCGGCCGGACTCTCGGTGTCCGCCGTGAACGAGCGGCTGAAGAAGCTGCAAGCCAACGGCGTGATCCAGGGTTGGGGGGCAAGGCTGTCGCCCAAGGCCGCCGGGCTGGACGTGCTGGCCTTCGTCGAGGTGCTGCTCGACCGTCCGGAGCATGACGCGCCCTTCCGCGACGCCATGCGCGCCACGCCGGCGGTCCAGGAGTGCCACCACGTCACCGGGGGCTGGTCCTATCTGCTCAAGGTGCGCGTGGCGAACACGGAAGCGCTGGAGCGCTTCCTGTCCGACCGGCTGAAGGCGCTGCCCGGCGTCGCGCGCTCCCACACCGTGATCGCGCTCTCCTCGGTCAAGGAAACGCCGATCCTTCCCATCGCTTCAGATTGA
- a CDS encoding LysE family translocator, translated as MDTLPALLKGLIIGFSIAAPVGPIGLLCIRRTLADGPAHGFVSGLGAASADAVYGAIAGFGVVLVTDALLGAQVALKLVGGLMLLWLSWSTLRARPAERAADARGGGGLAGAYASTFALTLANPATILSFAAVFGGLGVSAGDGSSTGVAALLVAGVFTGSAMWWLGLSASVGAFRRRVTPAAMLWINRASGAVLGGFGIAALVSLL; from the coding sequence ATGGACACGCTGCCCGCCCTGCTCAAGGGCCTGATCATCGGCTTCAGCATCGCCGCCCCGGTCGGGCCGATCGGGCTTCTGTGCATCCGGCGCACCCTGGCCGACGGGCCGGCCCACGGCTTCGTCAGCGGGCTGGGTGCTGCCAGCGCGGACGCGGTCTATGGCGCCATCGCCGGCTTCGGGGTGGTTCTGGTCACCGACGCGCTGCTGGGCGCGCAGGTGGCGCTGAAGCTGGTCGGCGGGCTGATGCTGCTGTGGCTGAGCTGGAGCACCCTGCGCGCCCGTCCGGCGGAGCGCGCCGCGGACGCCCGCGGCGGCGGCGGTCTGGCCGGAGCCTACGCCTCCACCTTCGCGCTGACCCTCGCCAATCCGGCGACCATCCTCAGCTTCGCCGCGGTGTTCGGCGGGCTGGGCGTGTCGGCGGGCGACGGGAGCAGCACCGGCGTGGCCGCCCTGCTCGTGGCGGGCGTGTTCACCGGGTCGGCGATGTGGTGGTTGGGGCTCAGCGCCTCGGTCGGGGCGTTCCGGCGCCGGGTCACGCCCGCCGCCATGCTGTGGATCAATCGCGCCTCGGGCGCGGTGCTGGGAGGGTTCGGGATCGCGGCCCTCGTCTCCCTCCTGTGA
- a CDS encoding sensor histidine kinase, producing MRLPSSTLGLGLAAIAPLLLFLAVVVWILDLRQQDVLAAELAAQARSVMVAIDRELESKARPLELLAALSRNMVDDLALLKSEAAEAVRSQPGWLAVGMVRVEDMSLQFHTQYPLGVPLPPPRLDEVTRQVVATQRTVVGGVLPPGGPPGRPALIVRAPILDPEGPPGVPVRHVLSLAVGLEGLGAVLRGSGIPPAWTVSVVDPSMVIAARSHDPDLHVGQKVRDMMVPRLMEPHSKLFSATTREGHEALVLVHRSQQTGWSIIVAVPFEQISGQLNQTRTTVLAGAAGAGLATLVLSLVVTRHVRRRRHAEREARQAREAMLAEQRRRLEAEKEHAEAANLAKSDFLANMSHELRTPLNAIIGFSEALMSGLFGPSPPKHQEYIASIHVSGQHLLSLVNDVLDMAKVEAGRLELYPEPVRVAVLLGECVELVEALAGQKGVRMDCSPIEPGLTVMADAMRLRQAVLNLLSNAIKFTPAGGRVRVDAARGGDGCVSLTVADTGIGMSSEDIKIALEPFRQVNSYMTKAHSGTGLGLPLAKRFVEAHGGRLTLSSVPGEGTVVNIVLPGTPSPTPPAERGAALLFKAE from the coding sequence TTGCGCCTGCCCTCATCGACGCTTGGTCTGGGGTTAGCCGCCATCGCCCCGCTGCTGCTGTTCCTGGCGGTGGTGGTTTGGATTCTGGATCTCCGGCAGCAGGACGTGCTGGCGGCGGAGTTGGCGGCGCAGGCCCGTTCCGTGATGGTCGCCATCGACCGGGAGCTGGAAAGCAAGGCCCGCCCTCTGGAACTCCTGGCCGCGTTGAGCCGCAACATGGTGGACGATCTCGCCCTGCTGAAGTCGGAGGCGGCGGAAGCCGTGCGAAGCCAGCCGGGCTGGTTGGCGGTCGGAATGGTGAGGGTGGAGGACATGTCCCTCCAATTCCATACCCAATACCCGCTTGGCGTCCCCCTGCCGCCCCCGCGTCTGGACGAGGTGACCCGGCAGGTGGTCGCCACGCAGCGGACGGTGGTCGGCGGGGTTTTGCCTCCGGGAGGGCCGCCGGGGCGCCCGGCGCTGATCGTCCGTGCGCCGATCCTTGACCCGGAAGGTCCCCCGGGCGTGCCCGTCCGGCACGTCCTGTCGCTGGCGGTCGGGCTGGAGGGGTTGGGCGCCGTGCTGCGCGGATCGGGCATTCCTCCGGCTTGGACGGTGTCGGTGGTCGATCCCTCCATGGTCATCGCCGCGCGCTCCCATGACCCTGACCTGCATGTCGGTCAGAAGGTCAGGGATATGATGGTGCCCCGGCTGATGGAGCCGCATTCGAAGCTGTTCTCGGCGACGACCCGGGAAGGGCATGAGGCGCTGGTCCTCGTCCACCGCTCACAGCAGACCGGATGGTCGATCATCGTGGCCGTCCCGTTCGAGCAGATCAGCGGGCAGTTGAATCAGACGCGCACCACCGTCCTGGCCGGTGCGGCGGGGGCCGGTCTGGCGACGCTGGTGCTGTCGCTGGTGGTGACGCGCCATGTCCGCCGCCGCCGCCATGCGGAGCGCGAGGCCCGTCAGGCCCGCGAGGCCATGTTGGCGGAGCAGCGCCGCCGGCTGGAGGCGGAAAAGGAGCATGCGGAGGCCGCGAACCTCGCGAAGTCCGACTTCCTCGCCAACATGAGCCACGAACTGCGCACACCGCTGAACGCGATCATCGGCTTCAGCGAGGCGCTGATGTCCGGCCTGTTCGGTCCAAGCCCGCCGAAGCATCAGGAATACATCGCCAGCATCCATGTTTCCGGCCAGCATCTTCTGTCGCTGGTCAACGACGTGCTGGACATGGCGAAGGTGGAGGCGGGGCGCCTGGAATTGTATCCGGAGCCGGTTCGGGTCGCCGTCCTGCTCGGCGAGTGCGTCGAGTTGGTGGAGGCGCTGGCCGGCCAGAAGGGGGTGCGGATGGACTGCTCTCCCATCGAACCCGGCCTGACGGTGATGGCCGACGCCATGCGCTTGCGGCAGGCGGTCCTGAACCTGCTGTCCAACGCCATCAAATTCACGCCGGCGGGTGGACGGGTGCGTGTGGATGCGGCGCGTGGCGGGGATGGCTGCGTGTCGCTGACCGTCGCCGACACGGGCATCGGCATGTCATCGGAGGACATCAAGATCGCGCTGGAGCCGTTCCGTCAGGTAAACAGCTACATGACCAAGGCCCACTCCGGCACGGGGCTGGGGCTTCCGCTCGCCAAGCGCTTTGTGGAAGCCCACGGCGGTCGGCTGACCTTGAGCAGCGTTCCCGGAGAAGGCACGGTGGTGAACATCGTCCTTCCCGGCACCCCGTCACCCACTCCGCCGGCCGAACGTGGAGCCGCCCTGCTGTTCAAGGCGGAGTGA
- a CDS encoding rubredoxin yields MPTLPHPLPRFLQRRGALRLIPAVILALFVRPTRAEDPRLSEIWRCGGGDCPGYEYHPRDGDPEHGAPAGTAFQDLPTDWFCPRCGAGKPDFRRMGG; encoded by the coding sequence ATGCCCACCCTTCCCCACCCCCTTCCCCGTTTCCTCCAGCGGCGTGGCGCCTTGCGCCTGATCCCTGCCGTCATCCTTGCCCTGTTCGTCCGCCCCACGCGGGCCGAGGACCCGCGCCTGTCCGAAATCTGGCGGTGCGGCGGCGGCGACTGCCCCGGCTACGAGTATCACCCCCGCGACGGCGACCCGGAGCACGGCGCGCCGGCAGGCACCGCCTTCCAGGACTTGCCGACGGACTGGTTCTGCCCGCGCTGCGGCGCCGGCAAGCCGGATTTCCGCCGGATGGGCGGCTGA
- the glmS gene encoding glutamine--fructose-6-phosphate transaminase (isomerizing) — MCGIIGIIGTHDAAPRLVEGLRRLEYRGYDSAGVATLVKGGIERRRAEGKLINLDAKLREAPLPGVIGIGHTRWATHGGPTENNAHPHATHRVAVVHNGIIENYQELKTELIEHGYVFESATDTEVIAHLVTYYMEKEGLGPVEAAAASFKRFTGAFSLVLLFSGQEDMLIGARHGTPLAVGYGEGEMYFASDAFALAPLTNRICYLEDGDWVELTRTAAVIHDATDAVVERPVKTTALSGALIGKDGYRHYMLKEIYEQPQVIGDTLNAYINPETGRVTLPETSFDIAKATKLTIVACGTAYYAGVVAKYWFETLARLPVEVDIASEFRYREAPLPEGGVALFISQSGETLDTLEALRYCKRQGQKILSIVNVPESTIARESDAVLYTMAGPEIGVASTKAFTTQLTTLACLAVTVGHARGVIPAERMQQIAQALREVPARAADVLAHDERLHELAQEVAEARDVLYLGRGAMYPLALEGALKLKEISYIHAEGYAAGELKHGPIALIDESVPVIVLVPSDNLFEKTVSNVQEVCARSGKVLLIADKKGIDKLSDKVRWSLELPACDPLVAPLLYAIPVQLLAYHVAVLKGTDVDQPRNLAKSVTVE, encoded by the coding sequence ATGTGTGGCATCATCGGCATCATCGGCACGCATGACGCGGCCCCCCGTCTCGTCGAGGGTCTCCGCCGCCTCGAATACCGTGGTTACGACAGCGCCGGCGTCGCCACGCTGGTCAAGGGCGGCATCGAGCGCCGCCGCGCCGAGGGCAAGCTGATCAACCTCGACGCCAAGCTGCGCGAGGCGCCGCTGCCGGGCGTGATCGGCATCGGCCACACCCGCTGGGCCACCCACGGCGGCCCCACCGAGAACAACGCCCACCCGCACGCCACCCACCGCGTGGCCGTGGTGCACAACGGCATCATCGAGAATTACCAGGAGCTGAAGACCGAGCTGATCGAGCACGGCTACGTCTTCGAAAGCGCCACCGACACCGAGGTGATCGCCCACCTCGTCACCTATTACATGGAGAAGGAAGGGCTGGGTCCGGTCGAGGCCGCCGCCGCCTCCTTCAAGCGCTTCACCGGCGCCTTTTCGCTGGTGCTGCTGTTCTCCGGCCAGGAGGACATGCTGATCGGCGCCCGCCACGGCACGCCGCTGGCCGTCGGCTACGGCGAGGGGGAAATGTATTTCGCCTCGGACGCCTTCGCGCTGGCGCCGCTGACCAACCGCATCTGCTATCTGGAGGACGGCGACTGGGTGGAACTGACCCGCACCGCCGCCGTGATCCACGACGCCACCGACGCGGTGGTGGAGCGTCCGGTCAAGACCACAGCCCTGTCCGGCGCCCTGATCGGCAAGGACGGCTACCGGCACTACATGCTCAAGGAAATCTACGAGCAGCCGCAGGTCATCGGCGACACGCTGAACGCCTACATCAACCCGGAGACCGGCCGCGTCACCCTGCCGGAGACCAGCTTCGACATCGCCAAGGCGACGAAGCTGACCATCGTCGCCTGCGGCACCGCCTATTACGCCGGCGTCGTGGCGAAATACTGGTTCGAGACGCTGGCCCGCCTGCCGGTCGAGGTCGACATCGCCTCGGAGTTCCGCTACCGCGAGGCGCCGCTGCCCGAGGGCGGCGTGGCCCTGTTCATCAGCCAGTCGGGCGAGACGCTGGATACGCTGGAGGCGCTGCGTTACTGCAAGCGCCAGGGCCAGAAGATCCTGTCCATCGTCAACGTGCCGGAAAGCACCATCGCGCGCGAATCCGACGCGGTGCTCTACACCATGGCCGGTCCGGAGATCGGCGTCGCCTCGACCAAGGCCTTCACGACGCAGCTGACCACGCTGGCCTGTCTGGCTGTCACGGTCGGCCACGCCCGCGGCGTGATCCCGGCGGAGCGGATGCAGCAGATCGCCCAGGCCCTGCGCGAGGTTCCGGCCCGCGCCGCCGACGTGCTGGCCCATGACGAGCGTCTGCACGAACTGGCGCAGGAGGTCGCGGAGGCCCGCGACGTTCTGTATCTGGGCCGCGGCGCGATGTACCCGCTGGCTCTGGAAGGTGCGCTGAAACTCAAGGAAATCAGCTACATCCACGCCGAAGGTTACGCGGCGGGTGAACTGAAGCACGGCCCCATCGCGCTGATCGACGAGAGCGTGCCGGTGATCGTCCTGGTGCCGTCGGACAACCTGTTCGAGAAGACCGTCTCCAACGTGCAGGAGGTCTGTGCGCGGTCCGGCAAGGTGCTGCTGATCGCCGACAAGAAGGGCATCGACAAGCTGTCCGACAAGGTCCGCTGGTCGCTGGAGCTTCCGGCCTGCGACCCGCTGGTCGCCCCGCTGCTCTACGCCATCCCGGTCCAGCTGCTGGCCTACCACGTCGCCGTGCTGAAGGGCACCGACGTCGACCAGCCGCGCAACCTCGCAAAGTCGGTCACCGTCGAGTAA